Proteins from one Streptomyces caniferus genomic window:
- a CDS encoding gamma carbonic anhydrase family protein gives MAGRALISPVGGKEPKVDQEAFTAPTSVVLGEVTMAPGSSVWYHAVLRADCGPIVLGADSNIQDNCTVHVDPGFPVTVGARVSVGHNAVLHGCTVEDDVLIGMGATVLNGAHIGAGSLVAAQALVPQGMRVPPGSLVAGVPAKVKRELTDEEREALKLNAVMYLELVARHREDVADAGE, from the coding sequence ATGGCGGGACGGGCGTTGATTTCACCGGTGGGCGGCAAGGAGCCGAAGGTCGATCAGGAGGCGTTCACCGCCCCGACGTCCGTCGTGCTCGGCGAGGTCACCATGGCGCCGGGCTCCAGCGTCTGGTACCACGCGGTGCTCCGGGCCGACTGCGGCCCGATCGTGCTGGGCGCCGACAGCAACATCCAGGACAACTGCACGGTGCATGTGGACCCCGGCTTCCCGGTGACCGTCGGCGCACGGGTCTCGGTCGGGCACAACGCGGTCCTGCACGGCTGCACGGTCGAGGACGATGTCCTGATCGGCATGGGTGCCACGGTGCTGAACGGCGCGCACATCGGCGCGGGCTCGCTGGTCGCCGCGCAGGCGCTGGTCCCCCAGGGCATGCGGGTCCCGCCCGGTTCGCTGGTCGCCGGGGTGCCGGCCAAGGTCAAGCGGGAGCTGACCGACGAGGAGCGCGAGGCCCTCAAGCTCAATGCCGTGATGTACCTGGAGCTGGTGGCACGGCACCGGGAGGACGTGGCGGACGCCGGGGAGTGA
- a CDS encoding acyltransferase, producing MPINQNVFSSVAAWRRRAVSRAVHRGARWVREAAAVTAERPGPYRFRRIGGGTRLAYPQGTVFGDPWIELGDHCIIAQDVTLTAGMMPDLDLGPDPILTLGNGVVLGRGSHVIADVRLTIGDDCFFGPGVYVTTTNHSYDDPEVPVGKQWPRTDPVAIGSGSWIGTGAVILPGARLGRNVVVAAGAVVRGEVPDHAVVAGAPARVVRSWDERQGWQPPLRTPAPVPIPEGVTPDQLLALRAWQSEEAKEAYEAS from the coding sequence GTGCCGATAAACCAGAACGTGTTCTCGTCCGTCGCGGCCTGGCGGCGCCGGGCCGTGTCGCGCGCCGTCCATCGCGGCGCGCGCTGGGTGAGGGAAGCCGCGGCCGTCACGGCCGAGCGCCCCGGCCCGTACCGCTTCCGGCGGATCGGCGGCGGCACCCGGCTCGCCTATCCGCAGGGCACGGTCTTCGGCGACCCGTGGATCGAGCTCGGCGACCACTGCATCATCGCCCAGGACGTGACGCTGACGGCGGGCATGATGCCGGATCTGGACCTCGGCCCGGACCCGATTCTCACGCTGGGGAACGGTGTGGTGCTGGGCCGCGGCAGCCATGTGATCGCGGATGTCCGGCTGACGATCGGCGACGACTGCTTCTTCGGCCCCGGGGTCTACGTCACCACCACCAACCACAGCTACGACGACCCCGAGGTGCCGGTCGGCAAGCAGTGGCCGCGCACCGACCCGGTGGCCATCGGCTCCGGCAGCTGGATCGGTACCGGGGCGGTGATCCTGCCCGGTGCGCGGCTGGGCCGCAACGTGGTGGTCGCGGCAGGCGCCGTGGTCCGGGGCGAGGTCCCCGATCACGCGGTGGTGGCCGGCGCGCCCGCCCGGGTCGTGCGCAGCTGGGACGAGCGGCAAGGCTGGCAGCCGCCGCTGCGCACCCCGGCGCCCGTGCCGATCCCCGAGGGCGTCACCCCGGACCAGCTGCTCGCGCTGCGGGCCTGGCAGTCGGAAGAGGCCAAGGAGGCGTACGAGGCGTCCTGA
- a CDS encoding DUF742 domain-containing protein produces the protein MTTDDEPELEHEAAELVRPYVITNGRDLLDGNEFSLITLVTMHAEPPRTKPLDPEKIRLLELCSGGFLSIAEIAGHTRLPVGVVKILVSDLAREGHLYSRAPIPSAQLVDREILEEVLNGLQARFG, from the coding sequence ATGACAACCGATGACGAGCCGGAGCTGGAACACGAAGCAGCGGAATTAGTACGGCCGTACGTCATCACCAACGGCCGCGACCTTCTTGACGGCAACGAATTCTCACTGATCACTCTGGTCACCATGCATGCGGAACCACCCCGGACGAAGCCCCTCGATCCGGAGAAGATCCGTCTGCTGGAGCTCTGTTCGGGAGGTTTCCTCTCGATCGCCGAGATAGCCGGGCACACCCGGCTGCCGGTGGGTGTCGTCAAGATTCTGGTGTCCGATCTCGCACGGGAAGGTCATCTGTACTCCCGCGCACCCATACCGAGTGCTCAGCTTGTCGACCGGGAAATCCTTGAGGAGGTGCTGAATGGGCTCCAGGCTCGCTTTGGATGA
- a CDS encoding DMT family transporter encodes MTAVFALATSLLWGLADFGGGLLTRRLQALTVVVVSQALAAAVLGALVLATGGWREAGPQLWFAVGAGVVGPAAMLCFYRALALGPMGVVSPLASVGTVLVPLGVGIVAGERPGLLQATGMTVAVIGVLLAGGPRVSGASVARQTLVLTLVSAFGFGAVMALISEASTTVTGLFLALFVQRVCNVAVGGAALYASVRRGTPALPEGGLPALRGALPALGFVGIADVAANGTYALAAQNGPVTMAAVLASLYPVVTTLAALGVLKERLRAIQTAGASLALFGSVLLAAGN; translated from the coding sequence ATGACAGCGGTCTTCGCCCTGGCCACCAGTCTTTTGTGGGGGCTCGCCGACTTCGGCGGCGGACTGCTCACCCGACGCCTGCAGGCGCTGACCGTGGTGGTCGTCTCGCAGGCCCTGGCCGCCGCGGTGCTGGGCGCCCTCGTACTGGCCACCGGCGGCTGGCGGGAGGCCGGGCCGCAGCTGTGGTTCGCGGTCGGTGCGGGCGTCGTGGGGCCCGCCGCCATGCTCTGCTTCTACCGCGCCCTGGCGCTCGGCCCGATGGGCGTGGTCTCCCCGCTCGCCTCGGTCGGCACCGTGCTCGTCCCGCTCGGGGTCGGGATCGTGGCGGGCGAGCGGCCGGGGTTGCTGCAGGCCACCGGCATGACCGTGGCCGTGATCGGCGTACTGCTGGCCGGCGGCCCGCGGGTCAGCGGTGCGTCCGTGGCCCGCCAGACGCTGGTACTGACGCTGGTCTCGGCGTTCGGGTTCGGCGCGGTGATGGCCCTGATCTCGGAGGCCTCGACGACCGTGACCGGCCTCTTCCTGGCCCTGTTCGTCCAGCGGGTGTGCAATGTCGCCGTCGGCGGGGCCGCCCTGTACGCGTCGGTGCGGCGCGGCACCCCGGCACTGCCCGAGGGTGGGCTCCCGGCCCTCCGGGGTGCGCTGCCCGCCCTCGGCTTCGTCGGGATCGCCGATGTCGCCGCCAATGGCACCTACGCCCTGGCCGCCCAGAACGGGCCGGTCACCATGGCGGCGGTGCTCGCCTCGCTCTACCCGGTCGTCACCACGCTCGCCGCGCTCGGCGTCCTCAAGGAGCGGCTGCGGGCGATCCAGACGGCCGGCGCCTCCCTCGCCCTGTTCGGCTCGGTGCTGCTCGCGGCGGGGAACTGA
- a CDS encoding cytochrome P450 gives MPSHSEFQSPPPGCPAHAGGQRVPLHGPEFAAAPDAFYDMLRQYGPSAPVELAPGVEAELVTDYATALHVLQNPDTFARDSRRWRALNEGRVPLDSPVLPMMMYRPNCMFSDGADHLRLRQAVTESFARLDMHRVSRHVDRVAAYLVDQFSARGKADLITDYAQLLPLLVFNDLFGCPAEIGDRLISAISNLFDGVDAERANEAMGGALFELVTLKRSTPGDDITSWLMQHQSRLSDEEMVHQLALLIGAGTEPVQNIIANALRLLLSDEQFAGGQQGGGDVLVEDAINEVLWNSPPIANYATHYPTHEVELSGNKLAVGTPVLISFAAANADPTLSAGRQTFSKRAHLAWGAGPHACPAKDPALLISIRAIEKLLNALPDIELGVPADTLTWRPGPFHRALNALPARFTPVRSERRAPSGAAGGPGGGDARARESQTKPQKGSWWSGFLSWWRV, from the coding sequence ATGCCATCCCATTCGGAATTCCAGAGTCCACCGCCCGGCTGCCCCGCACACGCCGGCGGCCAACGGGTTCCCCTCCACGGACCTGAATTCGCCGCCGCGCCGGACGCTTTCTACGACATGCTGCGGCAGTACGGGCCCAGCGCGCCCGTCGAGCTGGCTCCCGGGGTCGAGGCCGAACTCGTCACGGACTACGCCACGGCGCTCCACGTCCTGCAGAACCCGGACACCTTCGCGCGGGATTCCCGCCGCTGGCGCGCACTGAACGAAGGGCGCGTTCCGCTCGACAGCCCCGTCCTGCCGATGATGATGTACCGGCCGAATTGCATGTTCTCCGACGGTGCCGATCACCTGCGGCTGCGCCAGGCGGTGACGGAGAGCTTCGCGCGCCTGGACATGCACCGCGTGAGCAGGCATGTCGACCGCGTCGCGGCCTACCTCGTCGACCAGTTCAGCGCCCGCGGCAAGGCCGACCTGATCACCGACTATGCGCAGCTGCTGCCACTGCTGGTCTTCAACGACCTGTTCGGCTGCCCGGCGGAGATCGGCGACCGGCTGATCAGCGCCATCTCCAACCTCTTCGACGGCGTCGATGCGGAGCGGGCCAACGAGGCCATGGGCGGCGCCCTGTTCGAGCTGGTCACACTGAAGCGCAGCACGCCGGGCGACGACATCACCTCCTGGCTGATGCAGCATCAGTCGCGGCTCTCCGACGAGGAGATGGTCCACCAGCTCGCGCTCCTCATCGGAGCGGGCACCGAGCCGGTGCAGAACATCATCGCCAACGCGCTGCGGCTGCTGCTGTCCGACGAGCAGTTCGCCGGCGGCCAGCAGGGCGGCGGCGACGTCCTGGTCGAGGACGCCATCAACGAGGTGCTCTGGAACAGCCCGCCGATCGCCAACTACGCCACCCACTACCCGACGCACGAGGTGGAGCTCTCCGGGAACAAGCTGGCCGTCGGCACGCCGGTGCTCATCAGCTTCGCGGCGGCCAACGCGGACCCGACGCTGTCCGCCGGCCGGCAGACGTTCAGCAAGCGGGCCCATCTGGCCTGGGGAGCCGGACCGCATGCCTGCCCGGCGAAGGACCCCGCGCTGCTGATCTCCATACGTGCCATCGAGAAGCTGCTGAACGCGCTGCCCGACATCGAACTCGGCGTTCCCGCGGACACGCTGACCTGGCGGCCCGGCCCGTTCCACCGGGCGCTCAACGCGCTGCCGGCCCGGTTCACCCCGGTGCGCAGCGAGCGGCGGGCGCCGTCCGGCGCGGCCGGCGGTCCCGGCGGGGGAGACGCTCGGGCCCGGGAATCGCAGACCAAGCCGCAAAAGGGCAGCTGGTGGAGTGGATTCCTCAGCTGGTGGCGAGTGTGA
- a CDS encoding GTP-binding protein yields the protein MGSRLALDDGVYLRNSVQTAAKILVVGHFAVGKTTFIGTMSEIPPLRTEEIMTQAGAGIDDPKGAPGKTTTTVAMDFGRLTLSEKLVLYLFGTPGQQRFVQVWEDMTRGALGALVLVDPQRLDESFPVMDLVEHYGIPYAIAVNHFDGTPTHSLDEIREALDLLPETPVVNCDARDQRSSADSLIALVRYLQSRLN from the coding sequence ATGGGCTCCAGGCTCGCTTTGGATGACGGCGTGTACCTGCGCAATTCAGTGCAGACCGCGGCGAAGATCCTCGTGGTCGGACACTTCGCCGTAGGAAAGACCACATTCATCGGGACAATGTCCGAAATTCCCCCGCTGCGGACCGAAGAGATCATGACGCAGGCGGGTGCGGGAATTGACGACCCGAAAGGTGCACCCGGCAAGACCACGACCACGGTCGCCATGGACTTCGGCCGGCTCACGCTCAGCGAGAAGCTGGTCCTGTATCTGTTCGGAACCCCCGGCCAGCAGCGCTTCGTCCAGGTGTGGGAAGACATGACCCGAGGGGCGCTCGGCGCCCTGGTCCTCGTCGACCCCCAGCGGCTCGACGAGTCCTTCCCTGTCATGGACCTGGTGGAACACTACGGAATCCCCTACGCCATCGCGGTGAACCACTTCGACGGGACTCCCACGCATTCGCTCGACGAGATCCGGGAGGCGCTGGACCTCCTTCCTGAGACGCCTGTCGTCAACTGTGACGCACGGGACCAGCGTTCCTCGGCGGATTCCCTGATCGCGCTCGTCCGTTACCTACAGTCCCGTCTCAACTAG
- a CDS encoding ATP-binding protein — protein sequence MTQYFQDPAFWGLIAGTPVAATAIIRGRKKITELRKEQAELKQHYANLEDHYTEAVEEAKDRAEEATKTTLKAAMRTLQGLASEQQLAISKLQEAYGEHKILQDLLDIDHMNSQFARRAQSIAVLCDGWLGRRRHNASLYDVVRSAKGRIRHFTRVEIRSQSNFAIVSRAVEPVALVLAELLDNATSYSAPETMIEINIRPVPKGVCIVVDDAGVGMNEEEKARAAQLLSSANAASVSSLGNPPQFGFTVIGVLAARYGFSVSVDSASPYGGVRAVVLLPDDLLTSLHEPEESPAVAASAPLPPENAPGHPAPGAPGRAPAAPGYPAAGPPPPGTVPGGHPAPSQPAPETTAGGLPKRRRRGAISIVPTESESTQNPARDSARSASVMGAFQRGTQSGRRSTNASNEGHEVQ from the coding sequence ATGACGCAATACTTCCAGGATCCAGCGTTCTGGGGTTTGATCGCTGGTACCCCTGTAGCCGCAACCGCGATTATTCGCGGCAGAAAAAAAATCACGGAGCTTCGAAAAGAACAGGCTGAGCTCAAGCAGCATTACGCCAATCTCGAAGACCATTACACGGAGGCTGTGGAAGAGGCCAAGGACCGGGCCGAGGAGGCCACCAAGACCACACTGAAGGCCGCCATGCGGACGCTGCAGGGTCTTGCGAGCGAGCAGCAGCTGGCGATTTCCAAGCTGCAGGAGGCCTATGGCGAGCACAAGATCCTTCAGGATCTGCTCGACATCGACCACATGAACTCGCAGTTCGCGCGGCGCGCTCAGTCCATTGCCGTGCTCTGCGACGGCTGGCTCGGCCGACGGCGGCACAATGCCTCGCTCTACGATGTGGTGCGCAGCGCGAAGGGCCGTATTCGCCATTTCACGCGCGTCGAGATCCGGTCGCAGAGTAATTTCGCCATCGTGAGCCGCGCCGTTGAACCGGTCGCGCTCGTGCTCGCCGAGCTGCTGGACAACGCCACCAGCTATTCGGCGCCGGAAACGATGATCGAGATCAATATCCGGCCGGTGCCCAAGGGCGTGTGCATCGTCGTCGACGACGCCGGTGTCGGGATGAACGAGGAGGAGAAGGCACGAGCCGCCCAGCTGCTGTCCAGCGCGAATGCGGCCAGCGTCTCCAGCCTCGGGAACCCGCCGCAGTTCGGATTCACCGTCATCGGTGTGCTCGCCGCCCGCTACGGCTTCAGCGTTTCGGTGGACTCCGCCTCTCCCTACGGCGGCGTGCGCGCGGTCGTCCTGCTCCCCGACGATCTGCTGACGTCCCTGCACGAGCCCGAGGAGAGTCCTGCCGTGGCCGCCTCCGCCCCGTTGCCGCCCGAGAACGCCCCTGGTCACCCGGCCCCCGGCGCTCCGGGCCGGGCCCCTGCGGCCCCGGGATACCCGGCTGCGGGTCCCCCGCCGCCCGGCACCGTGCCCGGGGGGCATCCCGCTCCCTCCCAGCCGGCTCCCGAGACGACCGCAGGCGGTCTGCCGAAGCGCCGTCGGCGCGGTGCGATTTCCATCGTGCCGACCGAATCCGAGAGCACGCAAAACCCGGCCCGCGACAGCGCAAGGTCCGCCTCCGTCATGGGCGCATTCCAGCGCGGCACGCAATCCGGCCGCCGTTCCACTAATGCAAGCAATGAAGGGCATGAGGTTCAGTGA
- a CDS encoding roadblock/LC7 domain-containing protein gives MNYDLSWMLDSALELPEAQHAILVSADGLLMARSKEVGRDHADTVAAAMSGMQSLSRTVADFCHGGASAGRPQWRQTLVEFDHGWVFLISAGEGAYLAVSASPDVDMAEITFRMQQLVGQLGKALTSPPRERADIQS, from the coding sequence GTGAACTACGATCTGTCGTGGATGCTTGACAGTGCTCTGGAATTGCCTGAAGCGCAGCACGCCATTCTCGTCTCCGCCGACGGCCTGCTCATGGCCCGCTCGAAGGAAGTCGGCCGGGACCACGCCGACACCGTCGCCGCCGCGATGAGCGGAATGCAGTCGCTGAGCCGTACGGTCGCCGATTTCTGCCATGGCGGCGCGTCCGCCGGGCGGCCGCAATGGCGGCAGACATTGGTGGAATTCGACCATGGCTGGGTCTTTCTCATCTCGGCCGGTGAGGGCGCCTATCTCGCGGTGTCGGCTTCCCCCGATGTCGACATGGCGGAGATCACGTTCCGTATGCAGCAGCTTGTCGGCCAGCTCGGTAAGGCACTGACCAGCCCGCCGCGCGAGAGGGCTGATATTCAGTCATGA
- a CDS encoding enoyl-CoA hydratase/isomerase family protein produces MMHDFKSLLVTHEGPVLTVQLNCPETGNAISGEILDELLVVLGALDEESGIRVLVLSGAGKDFCLGGDRAEFPALLAADPTGVGLRALGNKARRVCEALASTDVVTVARLHGGVVGAGVGLAVFCDLRVGADTCRFRLPELGLGVPPAWGGIMPRLLHEAGAARIRELILTADNFDATTAQELSILHKVVPEAQLDGAVTRWIKPLVRRSPSALRTAKVMLNAYANANRLADATLFDAELLSSALTAASARH; encoded by the coding sequence ATGATGCACGACTTCAAGTCCCTCCTCGTGACACACGAGGGGCCCGTCCTCACGGTGCAGTTGAACTGTCCCGAGACAGGCAACGCCATCTCGGGGGAGATCCTCGACGAGCTCCTCGTCGTACTGGGAGCCCTGGACGAGGAGTCCGGTATCAGGGTCCTGGTCCTCTCCGGCGCGGGGAAGGACTTCTGTCTGGGCGGTGACCGGGCGGAGTTCCCCGCCCTGCTCGCCGCGGACCCCACCGGCGTGGGGCTGCGCGCCCTGGGCAACAAGGCGCGACGGGTGTGCGAGGCCCTCGCGAGCACCGACGTGGTGACCGTCGCGCGGCTGCACGGCGGGGTGGTCGGGGCCGGAGTGGGGCTCGCGGTCTTCTGCGATCTGCGGGTCGGCGCGGACACCTGCCGCTTCCGCCTGCCGGAGCTGGGACTGGGGGTGCCGCCCGCCTGGGGCGGCATCATGCCGCGGCTGCTGCACGAGGCGGGCGCGGCGCGGATCCGTGAGCTGATACTGACCGCCGACAATTTCGACGCCACCACCGCGCAGGAACTGTCCATCCTCCACAAGGTCGTCCCGGAGGCGCAGCTCGACGGCGCCGTCACCCGGTGGATCAAGCCGCTGGTCCGCCGTTCCCCCTCGGCGCTGCGGACCGCGAAGGTGATGCTGAACGCGTACGCCAACGCCAACCGCCTCGCGGACGCCACCCTGTTCGACGCCGAGCTGCTGTCCTCCGCGCTGACCGCCGCCTCCGCCCGGCACTGA
- a CDS encoding cytochrome P450 yields MGGTLPMLNPPHHTRVRRSVGNVFHRNSLAEMKTSVERTTSRLLDRFEEELAYGPADFCTLVSEELPVITIGEWLQIPSADFAFLRSLTHDQVYTQELFPNPSQLALSDESTRQLREYFTSLVKERREKPGRDPVSEWIRVWDAQEPDREVADEAVYSLTLFMLLAALETTAHVLSSTFRLLLEHPRQLNWLRIHPEQIPDAIDEALRYDAPIHMISRVASEDTELAGVTVRKNEMVQLMAGAAHHDPAHYASPEVFDIRRRPAHLGFGGGIHFCLGNTLARLEADCLLTALLERLPGLRITAAPLWEPRVAFRRLITLPVARA; encoded by the coding sequence ATGGGCGGCACCCTGCCCATGCTCAACCCGCCGCACCACACCCGCGTGCGGCGGTCGGTGGGCAACGTTTTCCATCGCAACTCCCTGGCCGAGATGAAGACTTCGGTCGAGCGGACGACCAGCAGGCTGCTCGACCGGTTCGAAGAGGAACTCGCGTACGGTCCGGCGGATTTCTGTACCCTGGTCAGTGAAGAACTTCCGGTGATCACCATCGGTGAATGGCTGCAGATTCCGTCGGCCGACTTCGCGTTCCTGCGCTCGCTCACCCACGACCAGGTGTACACCCAGGAATTGTTTCCGAATCCGAGTCAACTCGCCCTGTCCGACGAGTCGACCCGTCAATTGCGTGAATATTTCACCAGTTTGGTGAAAGAGCGCCGGGAAAAGCCGGGACGCGATCCGGTTTCGGAATGGATCCGGGTCTGGGACGCGCAGGAACCCGACCGGGAAGTCGCCGACGAGGCCGTCTACTCCCTCACCCTGTTCATGCTCCTGGCGGCGCTGGAGACCACGGCCCATGTTCTCTCCAGCACGTTCCGGCTGCTCCTGGAGCACCCCCGCCAGCTGAACTGGTTGCGTATCCATCCCGAGCAGATACCGGACGCGATCGACGAGGCGCTCCGCTACGACGCTCCGATACACATGATCAGCCGGGTGGCTTCCGAGGACACCGAACTCGCCGGGGTGACCGTCCGCAAGAACGAGATGGTGCAGCTCATGGCCGGAGCCGCCCATCACGATCCGGCCCACTATGCCTCCCCCGAAGTCTTCGACATCCGCCGCCGGCCCGCCCATCTCGGCTTCGGCGGGGGTATTCACTTCTGTCTCGGCAACACGCTGGCGCGTCTGGAGGCGGACTGCCTGCTCACCGCGCTGCTGGAGCGTCTGCCCGGACTGCGCATCACCGCTGCTCCGCTCTGGGAGCCGCGCGTGGCCTTCCGCCGCCTGATCACACTTCCGGTTGCCCGTGCCTGA
- a CDS encoding DUF4333 domain-containing protein — MRNLRVVGLALAGTALLAGSLTAGNQWLGERDATSEVNGTTDTVPRDEVARSISGHLSLPVIPRGPRSVDCVRDLRAVKGAWTHCTAHYLRGTDRGMTVRVVRVRGGEITYVHDTPHR; from the coding sequence GTGCGGAATCTGCGAGTCGTCGGCCTGGCGCTGGCCGGCACGGCTCTGCTGGCGGGGAGTCTCACGGCGGGCAATCAGTGGCTGGGGGAGCGGGACGCGACCAGCGAGGTGAACGGGACGACCGATACCGTCCCGCGCGATGAGGTCGCCCGTTCCATCTCGGGCCATCTGTCGCTGCCGGTGATCCCCCGGGGGCCGCGCTCGGTCGACTGCGTCAGGGACCTGCGCGCGGTCAAGGGGGCGTGGACCCATTGCACGGCGCACTACCTGCGGGGGACCGACCGCGGCATGACCGTACGCGTCGTCCGGGTCCGTGGCGGCGAGATCACCTATGTCCACGACACCCCGCATCGCTGA
- a CDS encoding alpha/beta hydrolase, protein MKCLRVRAAVSVVALGLLAGCGGGRGLVDASSVPRLRAHAAADARNGKPRVAGPQGPRSSFTPFRTTGNGTKVVRTKWYGHKSGFTGDIWAWVPPEYDQPQYATSGFPVLIALPGAYGYPFNYWAGDAFSLEERMAEWSQEGKTLPFIVVMPVLNPGRKYYDGSDIPGRPKMGTWLTEDVPDFARANFRTYDSRDGWAFMGSSSGGFAALKAVLKEPQKFKAAIVNGPDTAPDSPMWQGHPAEMRANDPRHLARQLAARRGLPVYLAFELGSKEVAVPDVKRFIRDYTGGPVHSTLFEIPNGVHSGHTYIQRMADSLHWISEQMQGPVPSA, encoded by the coding sequence ATGAAGTGCCTGCGCGTCCGTGCTGCGGTGAGTGTGGTGGCCCTGGGGCTGCTGGCCGGTTGCGGCGGCGGCAGGGGCCTCGTGGACGCGTCGAGCGTGCCGCGGCTGCGGGCGCATGCGGCGGCGGACGCCCGCAACGGCAAGCCCCGGGTGGCCGGACCGCAAGGCCCGCGCTCCTCCTTCACCCCGTTCCGTACCACCGGGAACGGCACCAAGGTCGTGCGGACGAAGTGGTACGGGCACAAGTCCGGCTTCACCGGGGACATCTGGGCCTGGGTGCCGCCGGAGTACGACCAGCCGCAGTACGCCACGAGCGGCTTTCCGGTGCTGATCGCCCTGCCCGGTGCCTACGGGTATCCCTTCAACTACTGGGCCGGGGACGCCTTCTCGCTGGAGGAGCGGATGGCGGAGTGGTCGCAGGAGGGCAAGACACTGCCGTTCATCGTCGTGATGCCGGTGCTCAACCCCGGCAGGAAGTACTACGACGGCAGTGACATCCCGGGCCGGCCGAAGATGGGCACCTGGCTGACCGAGGACGTACCGGACTTCGCGCGGGCCAACTTCCGTACCTACGACAGCCGTGACGGCTGGGCCTTCATGGGGTCCTCGTCCGGTGGGTTCGCCGCGCTGAAGGCCGTGCTCAAGGAGCCGCAGAAGTTCAAGGCGGCCATCGTCAACGGCCCGGACACGGCACCGGATTCGCCGATGTGGCAGGGCCACCCCGCCGAGATGCGGGCCAACGACCCACGCCACCTGGCGCGGCAGCTGGCGGCGCGGCGGGGCCTGCCCGTCTATCTGGCCTTCGAACTCGGCAGCAAGGAGGTGGCGGTGCCCGATGTGAAGCGGTTCATCAGGGACTACACCGGCGGGCCGGTCCACTCCACGCTCTTCGAAATACCGAACGGTGTGCACAGCGGACACACCTACATCCAGCGGATGGCCGACTCGCTGCACTGGATCAGCGAGCAGATGCAGGGCCCCGTGCCGTCCGCCTGA